A genomic stretch from Maniola hyperantus chromosome 22, iAphHyp1.2, whole genome shotgun sequence includes:
- the LOC138403936 gene encoding myb/SANT-like DNA-binding domain-containing protein 4 produces the protein MADKRKRSQNFTFDEKDRLVKLLDVFKDIILNKKTDGTTNQAKNEAWVNLCTQFNSTGSTARSKESLMRVWEKMKTDAKLYKSRSRSSYTGTGGGPSSFNADPILEQVSDLMGRGCTGIAGVQDSDADQQSSSNPIQSESSSLPILGDEMMEVLIYQDENCSTSNMENIEIKEGSVGNHDVDEIATTPSLSQVLKSTPVWKRRRPVLKENNDKAEALYTLCGGFKELNSRKAIAEDLKIKILEEELQFKRDLYQLQLETARRELEIKTEICDQLKRHTYNVGNIFGMPANGPENT, from the exons atggccgATAAAAGAAAGCGATCCCAAAATTTCACATTTGATGAAAAAGATAGATTAGTAAAGCTTTTGGATGTTTTTAAAGATATTATCTTAAATAAAAAGACGGATGGCACAACAAATCAAGCGAAGAATGAAGCGTGGGTTAATTTGTGTACACAATTTAATTCCACAGGGAGCACGGCTag AAGTAAAGAATCCCTTATGAGAGTCTGGGAGAAAATGAAGACTGATGCAAAGCTCTACAAATCACGTAGCAGAAGCAGTTACACTGGCACAGGAGGCGGCCCATCATCTTTTAACGCTGACCCAATACTGGAGCAAGTGAGTGACTTGATGGGCCGAGGATGTACAGGCATAGCTGGTGTCCAAGACTCAGATGCCGACCAACAAAGTTCATCTAATCCAATCCAATCTGAATCCAGTTCATTACCAATACTTGGTGATGAAATGATGGAAGTTTTAATATATCAGGATGAAAAT TGCAGTACAAGCAATATggaaaatatagaaataaagGAAGGCAGTGTTGGGAATCATGATGTTGATGAGATTGCTACAACACCATCATTGTCTCAAGTGTTGAAATCCACACCTGTATGGAAAAGGCGACGACCAGTCCTAAAAGAAAATAATGACAAAGCTGAAGCTCTTTATACATTATGTGGAGgcttcaaagaattaaattctAGAAAGGCTATTGCggaagatttaaaaataaaaattttagaaGAAGAATTACAATTTAAAAGAGATTTGTACCAGCTGCAGTTGGAGACAGCTAGAAGGGAATTAGAAATCAAAACGGAAATATGCGACCAACTAAAac GTCATACCTACAACGTTGGTAATATATTTGGAATGCCTGCAAATGGTCCTGAAAATACCTAA